A window from Bos indicus isolate NIAB-ARS_2022 breed Sahiwal x Tharparkar chromosome 1, NIAB-ARS_B.indTharparkar_mat_pri_1.0, whole genome shotgun sequence encodes these proteins:
- the LOC109561961 gene encoding uncharacterized protein — translation MRGHPHLQPLWVSPGLRLYSDSGTQWPAARRGHDSAGFWRPPPRQPLRSAGRGWVDLGSRALVCIYTMHARGSSYHRRSRLGEDQEAGAMGGSWPGRRGSALLSGSDAELGEVPPTRPVAGRSPSRGTPGRTGRGLERSWKPSPPPGSGVMVGGNGMREAPRPYKSSADSQPISCHLAAGARASQHRDFTGNTNVEAEAK, via the coding sequence ATGCGCGGGCACCCTCATCTTCAGCCCCTCTGGGTGTCCCCTGGCCTGCGCTTATATAGCGACTCGGGGACGCAATGGCCCGCCGCGCGGCGGGGACATGACAGTGCGGGGTTCTGGCGCCCACCGCCGCGCCAGCCGCTGCGGAGCGCCGGCCGGGGTTGGGTAGACCTGGGGAGCCGGGCTCTGGTTTGCATATACACAATGCACGCCCGGGGCTCGTCCTATCACCGGCGCTCCCGGCTGGGCGAGGACCAGGAGGCGGGGGCAATGGGAGGGAGCTGGCCGGGAAGGAGAGGGAGCGCTCTCCTCTCCGGGTCTGACGCGGAGCTCGGCGAAGTTCCTCCAACTCGGCCGGTGGCGGGCCGGTCGCCCAGCAGGGGGACCCCGGGGAGGACCGGCCGCGGATTGGAGCGAAGTTGGAAGCCCTCTCCGCCTCCCGGCAGTGGGGTGATGGTGGGAGGGAATGGTATGCGAGAGGCTCCACGCCCTTACAAAAGCTCCGCGGATTCCCAGCCCATCTCCTGTCACCTGGCCGCCGGGGCGAGGGCTTCCCAGCACCGAGATTTTACAGGGAACACCAACGTAGAGGCCGAGGCTAAATGA
- the VGLL3 gene encoding transcription cofactor vestigial-like protein 3 isoform X1, with product MSCAEVMYHPQPYGAPQYLPNPVAAATCPTACYHPAPQPGQQKKLAVYSKMQDSLEVTLPSKQEEEEEEEEDEEEEEKDQPAEMEYLNSRCVLFTYFQGDIGSVVDEHFSRALGQASTLHQESAISKSKMGLTPLWRDSSALSSQRTSFPTSFWTSSYQPPPAPCLGGVHPDFQVTAPPGNFTAADPSPWPGHGLHQTGSAPPPPVSESWHYPLASQVSPSYGHVHDVYMRHHPPHVHHRHHHHHHHHHHHPPAGSALDPPYGPLLMPSVRAARIAAPPCDITKTDPTTVTTATSAWAGAFHGTVDLVPSVGFDAGLQHQDKGKESPWY from the exons ATGAGTTGTGCGGAGGTGATGTATCACCCCCAGCCGTATGGAGCGCCCCAGTATCTGCCCAACCCCGTGGCAGCTGCAACCTGCCCCACAGCCTGTTACCACCCGGCGCCCCAACCTGGCCAGCAG AAGAAGTTAGCGGTATACAGCAAGATGCAGGACTCTCTGGAAGTCACCCTTCCCAGCaaacaagaggaggaggaggaggaggaggaggatgaggaggaggaggagaaagaccaGCCTGCCGAGATGGAGTACCTTAACTCTCGCTGTGTCCTTTTCACTTATTTCCAGGGAGACATTGGGTCAGTAGTGGATGAACACTTCTCAAGAGCTTTGGGCCAAGCCAGCACCCTTCATCAAGAATCTGCCATTTCAAAAAGCAAGATGGGGCTAACCCCCTTATGGCGAG aCAGCTCAGCTCTCTCAAGCCAGCGGACTAGTTTCCCGACTTCCTTTTGGACCAGCTCTTACCAGCCCCCACCCGCACCCTGTCTGGGGGGCGTTCATCCTGACTTCCAGGTCACTGCACCCCCGGGCAACTTTACGGCCGCCGACCCCAGCCCCTGGCCGGGACACGGGCTGCATCAGACTGGCTCTGCCCCTCCACCTCCAGTGTCGGAGTCCTGGCACTACCCGCTGGCATCTCAGGTGAGCCCGTCCTACGGGCACGTCCACGACGTGTACATGCGGCACCACCCCCCGCACGTGCatcaccgccaccaccaccaccaccaccaccatcaccaccaccctccTGCGGGCTCCGCCCTGGATCCACCTTACGGGCCGCTGCTGATGCCCTCCGTACGTGCGGCCAGGATTGCCGCGCCCCCGTGTGACATCACAAAGACAGATCCAACGACAGTCACCACCGCTACCTCAGCGTGGGCCGGAGCCTTTCACGGAACCGTGGACTTAGTGCCTAGTGTGGGCTTTGATGCAG
- the VGLL3 gene encoding transcription cofactor vestigial-like protein 3 isoform X2, whose translation MSCAEVMYHPQPYGAPQYLPNPVAAATCPTACYHPAPQPGQQKLAVYSKMQDSLEVTLPSKQEEEEEEEEDEEEEEKDQPAEMEYLNSRCVLFTYFQGDIGSVVDEHFSRALGQASTLHQESAISKSKMGLTPLWRDSSALSSQRTSFPTSFWTSSYQPPPAPCLGGVHPDFQVTAPPGNFTAADPSPWPGHGLHQTGSAPPPPVSESWHYPLASQVSPSYGHVHDVYMRHHPPHVHHRHHHHHHHHHHHPPAGSALDPPYGPLLMPSVRAARIAAPPCDITKTDPTTVTTATSAWAGAFHGTVDLVPSVGFDAGLQHQDKGKESPWY comes from the exons ATGAGTTGTGCGGAGGTGATGTATCACCCCCAGCCGTATGGAGCGCCCCAGTATCTGCCCAACCCCGTGGCAGCTGCAACCTGCCCCACAGCCTGTTACCACCCGGCGCCCCAACCTGGCCAGCAG AAGTTAGCGGTATACAGCAAGATGCAGGACTCTCTGGAAGTCACCCTTCCCAGCaaacaagaggaggaggaggaggaggaggaggatgaggaggaggaggagaaagaccaGCCTGCCGAGATGGAGTACCTTAACTCTCGCTGTGTCCTTTTCACTTATTTCCAGGGAGACATTGGGTCAGTAGTGGATGAACACTTCTCAAGAGCTTTGGGCCAAGCCAGCACCCTTCATCAAGAATCTGCCATTTCAAAAAGCAAGATGGGGCTAACCCCCTTATGGCGAG aCAGCTCAGCTCTCTCAAGCCAGCGGACTAGTTTCCCGACTTCCTTTTGGACCAGCTCTTACCAGCCCCCACCCGCACCCTGTCTGGGGGGCGTTCATCCTGACTTCCAGGTCACTGCACCCCCGGGCAACTTTACGGCCGCCGACCCCAGCCCCTGGCCGGGACACGGGCTGCATCAGACTGGCTCTGCCCCTCCACCTCCAGTGTCGGAGTCCTGGCACTACCCGCTGGCATCTCAGGTGAGCCCGTCCTACGGGCACGTCCACGACGTGTACATGCGGCACCACCCCCCGCACGTGCatcaccgccaccaccaccaccaccaccaccatcaccaccaccctccTGCGGGCTCCGCCCTGGATCCACCTTACGGGCCGCTGCTGATGCCCTCCGTACGTGCGGCCAGGATTGCCGCGCCCCCGTGTGACATCACAAAGACAGATCCAACGACAGTCACCACCGCTACCTCAGCGTGGGCCGGAGCCTTTCACGGAACCGTGGACTTAGTGCCTAGTGTGGGCTTTGATGCAG
- the VGLL3 gene encoding transcription cofactor vestigial-like protein 3 isoform X3: MSCAEVMYHPQPYGAPQYLPNPVAAATCPTACYHPAPQPGQQGDIGSVVDEHFSRALGQASTLHQESAISKSKMGLTPLWRDSSALSSQRTSFPTSFWTSSYQPPPAPCLGGVHPDFQVTAPPGNFTAADPSPWPGHGLHQTGSAPPPPVSESWHYPLASQVSPSYGHVHDVYMRHHPPHVHHRHHHHHHHHHHHPPAGSALDPPYGPLLMPSVRAARIAAPPCDITKTDPTTVTTATSAWAGAFHGTVDLVPSVGFDAGLQHQDKGKESPWY, encoded by the exons ATGAGTTGTGCGGAGGTGATGTATCACCCCCAGCCGTATGGAGCGCCCCAGTATCTGCCCAACCCCGTGGCAGCTGCAACCTGCCCCACAGCCTGTTACCACCCGGCGCCCCAACCTGGCCAGCAG GGAGACATTGGGTCAGTAGTGGATGAACACTTCTCAAGAGCTTTGGGCCAAGCCAGCACCCTTCATCAAGAATCTGCCATTTCAAAAAGCAAGATGGGGCTAACCCCCTTATGGCGAG aCAGCTCAGCTCTCTCAAGCCAGCGGACTAGTTTCCCGACTTCCTTTTGGACCAGCTCTTACCAGCCCCCACCCGCACCCTGTCTGGGGGGCGTTCATCCTGACTTCCAGGTCACTGCACCCCCGGGCAACTTTACGGCCGCCGACCCCAGCCCCTGGCCGGGACACGGGCTGCATCAGACTGGCTCTGCCCCTCCACCTCCAGTGTCGGAGTCCTGGCACTACCCGCTGGCATCTCAGGTGAGCCCGTCCTACGGGCACGTCCACGACGTGTACATGCGGCACCACCCCCCGCACGTGCatcaccgccaccaccaccaccaccaccaccatcaccaccaccctccTGCGGGCTCCGCCCTGGATCCACCTTACGGGCCGCTGCTGATGCCCTCCGTACGTGCGGCCAGGATTGCCGCGCCCCCGTGTGACATCACAAAGACAGATCCAACGACAGTCACCACCGCTACCTCAGCGTGGGCCGGAGCCTTTCACGGAACCGTGGACTTAGTGCCTAGTGTGGGCTTTGATGCAG